A genomic region of Micromonospora sp. NBC_01796 contains the following coding sequences:
- a CDS encoding L-serine ammonia-lyase: MISVFDLFTVGIGPSSSHTVGPMRAARTFVTGLKADGLLVGTTRIHAELFGSLGATGHGHGSDRAVLLGLAGEAPETVDPDRVDATVAEIRETGRLAVLGAHTIDFDPARDLVLHRRRSLPFHPNGMTFTAYDETGEAVRDRTYYSVGGGFVVDEAAAGADRIKPDPTRVPYPFSTGAELLKVTEETGLSISGVMFANERARRGADEIRTGLLEIWRVMQECVERGSHRDGVLPGGLKVRRRAAELRRSLATERGAGWSGTGGSEDPLRVMDWVTLFALAVNEENASGGRVVTAPTNGAAGIIPAVLHYYTRFVATASPDGVVRFMLAAAAIGVLFKENASISGAEVGCQGEVGSACSMAAAGLAEALGGTPAQVENAAEIGMEHNLGLTCDPVGGLVQIPCIERNAVASIKAITAARLALRGDGVHTVSLDKVIKTMRETGADMKVKYKETARGGLAVNVIEC, encoded by the coding sequence ATGATCAGCGTCTTCGATCTGTTCACGGTAGGGATCGGGCCGTCCAGTTCACACACGGTGGGGCCGATGCGGGCGGCGCGTACGTTCGTCACCGGGCTCAAGGCCGACGGACTGCTCGTCGGGACCACCCGGATCCACGCCGAACTCTTCGGTTCGCTCGGCGCCACCGGTCACGGGCACGGCAGCGACCGGGCGGTCCTGCTCGGGCTGGCCGGTGAGGCACCCGAGACCGTGGACCCGGACCGGGTCGACGCGACGGTGGCCGAGATCCGGGAGACCGGGCGGCTGGCCGTACTCGGTGCGCACACCATCGACTTCGACCCGGCCCGTGACCTGGTACTCCACCGCCGCCGGTCGCTGCCGTTCCACCCGAACGGGATGACCTTCACCGCGTACGACGAGACCGGTGAGGCGGTACGGGACCGGACGTACTACTCGGTCGGCGGCGGTTTTGTGGTCGACGAGGCGGCGGCCGGTGCCGACCGGATCAAGCCGGACCCGACCCGGGTGCCGTACCCGTTCAGCACGGGGGCGGAACTACTCAAGGTGACCGAGGAGACCGGGCTCTCGATCAGCGGGGTGATGTTCGCCAACGAGCGCGCCCGGCGCGGGGCGGACGAGATCCGTACCGGCCTGCTGGAGATCTGGCGGGTGATGCAGGAGTGCGTCGAGCGGGGCAGCCACCGTGACGGGGTGCTACCGGGCGGTCTCAAGGTGCGCCGGCGGGCGGCCGAGCTGCGGCGGTCCCTGGCGACCGAGCGCGGGGCCGGCTGGTCGGGGACCGGAGGGTCGGAGGACCCGCTGCGGGTGATGGACTGGGTCACCCTGTTCGCGCTCGCGGTGAACGAGGAGAACGCCTCCGGCGGCCGGGTGGTCACCGCGCCGACCAACGGGGCCGCCGGCATCATCCCGGCGGTGCTGCACTACTACACCCGGTTCGTCGCGACCGCGTCGCCGGACGGTGTGGTCCGTTTCATGCTCGCCGCGGCGGCGATCGGGGTGCTGTTCAAGGAGAACGCCTCGATCTCAGGGGCCGAGGTCGGCTGCCAGGGCGAGGTCGGTTCGGCCTGCTCGATGGCGGCGGCCGGGCTGGCCGAGGCGCTCGGCGGGACCCCGGCCCAGGTGGAGAACGCGGCCGAGATCGGGATGGAGCACAACCTGGGCCTGACCTGTGACCCGGTCGGCGGGCTGGTGCAGATCCCGTGCATCGAGCGGAACGCGGTGGCGAGCATCAAGGCGATCACCGCGGCCCGGCTGGCGCTGCGCGGGGACGGCGTACACACGGTCTCCCTGGACAAGGTCATCAAGACCATGCGGGAGACCGGTGCGGACATGAAGGTCAAGTACAAGGAGACCGCACGGGGTGGGCTGGCGGTCAATGTCATCGAGTGCTGA
- a CDS encoding PspC domain-containing protein yields MSRKLVRPRDHRMIAGVCAGLARRFGLSTGVVRLLFVLSVILPGPQVLLYIALWIIMPNENAQQAYVA; encoded by the coding sequence ATGAGTCGCAAACTGGTACGACCCCGGGACCACCGGATGATCGCCGGAGTCTGCGCCGGGCTGGCCCGCCGCTTCGGTCTCTCCACCGGAGTGGTCCGGCTCCTCTTCGTGCTCTCCGTGATCCTGCCCGGTCCGCAGGTGCTGCTCTACATCGCGCTGTGGATCATCATGCCGAACGAGAACGCCCAGCAGGCGTACGTCGCCTAG
- a CDS encoding arabinofuranosyltransferase gives MTLQTTPDGSAKPAGPARPDQADESPEANVSTEDRNAADSTAAVEPTGTTATSAATTADAPATTGRRVPGWLGNGGTVAVLTWLVATPVAILIPRLIDRNPFSAGASTIPLAAAFLLIIAVFVLALRWSGEAVAGMAAGLGAAWTVLMLRSALNGTPFGFAGLVGDMGRMSASAERYTTTIASSDTLVHGLPSEYPPFYAWLVGRASVVLDEPAWRLLADAEVLFSSLAVLAAFLMWRRLVGPWVAVAISALTLITWSDPRKAFEVLTLAIFVPWALEVFARPARRRMHWLPAGILGGFIVITYQAWMVYAAIGLIALIVIAWRTEPDRWAYLRRLGLIVLVSFVVASWYIVPFGWATLTKGGQSISDLYVSGSLNSDLFPFLNVNPIGLLQLVGLVGLVWLWRSVWWARPLLLLIISAYGYRVLSMIRYVLTQHTGFMHYTARLYGILFTVAGILVIAHLAPIVLRRLRLTPPRLAGSALLAVVLAWTAAGFTSTWMPESGSKYAIMAHSEPLPGGGYPTYAPKEGRRPGFPITEVEQAVERELGPKAQPITLATDDRVFSFLPWPGFMDNDRTAGSTLSRWDDRLDEVEKLASTRDPAAFAAKAANVGEFGPIQVFVLSEQPDGWAWRSLRFTPDQFSTSDWTIVELPQNVVVAIRR, from the coding sequence GTGACGCTGCAGACCACGCCCGACGGGTCGGCCAAGCCGGCCGGCCCCGCTCGGCCGGACCAGGCCGACGAGTCACCCGAGGCGAACGTGTCAACCGAAGACCGCAACGCGGCCGACTCGACGGCAGCCGTCGAGCCGACCGGGACGACCGCGACCAGTGCCGCCACCACCGCCGACGCGCCGGCGACCACGGGTCGCCGGGTGCCGGGCTGGCTGGGCAACGGCGGCACGGTGGCCGTACTCACCTGGCTCGTGGCGACCCCGGTCGCGATCCTCATCCCCCGGCTGATCGACCGGAACCCGTTCTCGGCGGGCGCGTCCACCATCCCACTCGCGGCGGCGTTCCTGCTGATCATCGCGGTGTTCGTACTGGCCCTGCGCTGGTCCGGCGAGGCGGTGGCCGGTATGGCGGCCGGTCTCGGCGCGGCCTGGACCGTGCTGATGCTCCGGTCGGCCCTCAACGGCACCCCGTTCGGCTTCGCCGGACTGGTCGGCGACATGGGCCGGATGTCGGCCTCGGCGGAGCGCTACACCACCACCATCGCCTCCAGCGACACCCTGGTCCACGGGCTCCCGTCGGAGTACCCGCCGTTCTACGCCTGGCTGGTCGGGCGGGCGTCGGTCGTCCTGGACGAACCGGCCTGGCGCCTGCTCGCCGACGCCGAGGTGCTCTTCAGTTCCCTGGCGGTGCTCGCCGCGTTCCTGATGTGGCGCCGGCTGGTCGGGCCGTGGGTGGCCGTGGCCATCTCCGCCCTGACGCTGATCACCTGGTCGGACCCGCGCAAGGCGTTCGAGGTACTGACCCTGGCGATCTTCGTACCGTGGGCGTTGGAGGTCTTCGCCCGTCCGGCCCGGCGCCGGATGCACTGGCTGCCCGCCGGCATCCTGGGCGGCTTCATCGTGATCACCTACCAGGCGTGGATGGTCTACGCGGCGATCGGCCTGATCGCCCTGATCGTGATCGCCTGGCGGACCGAGCCGGACCGGTGGGCGTACCTGCGTCGGCTGGGCCTGATCGTGCTGGTCTCGTTCGTGGTCGCGTCCTGGTACATCGTGCCGTTCGGCTGGGCCACCCTCACCAAGGGCGGACAGTCGATCTCCGACCTGTACGTCTCCGGCTCGCTGAACTCCGACCTGTTCCCGTTCCTGAACGTCAACCCGATCGGGCTGCTGCAACTGGTCGGGCTGGTCGGCCTGGTGTGGCTGTGGCGCTCGGTCTGGTGGGCCCGGCCGCTGCTCCTGCTGATCATCTCCGCGTACGGCTACCGGGTGCTGTCGATGATCCGGTACGTGCTGACCCAGCACACCGGCTTCATGCACTACACCGCCCGCCTCTACGGGATCCTGTTCACCGTCGCCGGCATCCTCGTGATCGCCCACCTCGCCCCGATCGTGCTGCGCCGGTTGCGGCTGACCCCGCCCCGGCTGGCCGGTTCGGCGCTGCTCGCCGTTGTGCTCGCCTGGACCGCCGCCGGCTTCACCAGCACCTGGATGCCGGAGAGCGGCAGCAAGTACGCGATCATGGCGCACAGCGAACCGCTGCCCGGTGGGGGCTACCCGACCTACGCGCCGAAGGAGGGTCGCCGCCCCGGCTTCCCGATCACCGAGGTCGAGCAGGCGGTCGAACGGGAACTCGGGCCGAAGGCGCAGCCGATCACCCTCGCCACCGACGACCGGGTCTTCTCGTTCCTGCCCTGGCCCGGCTTCATGGACAACGACCGGACCGCCGGCAGCACCCTGTCCCGGTGGGACGACCGGCTGGACGAGGTGGAGAAGCTCGCCTCGACCCGTGATCCGGCGGCGTTCGCGGCCAAGGCGGCGAACGTCGGCGAGTTCGGGCCGATCCAGGTCTTCGTGCTGAGCGAGCAGCCGGACGGCTGGGCCTGGCGCAGCCTGCGGTTCACCCCGGACCAGTTCTCGACCTCGGACTGGACCATCGTCGAGCTGCCGCAGAACGTCGTGGTGGCCATCCGGCGCTGA
- a CDS encoding glycosyltransferase family 2 protein, with protein sequence MALSVAGDEIEVTVLLPCLNEAETLEICVTKAVRALAELGVVGEVLVSDNGSTDGSQEIATRAGARVSHAPIRGYGGALLNGIEQARGKYIIMGDADDSYDLSGLEPFIRELRAGHDLVMGNRFRGGIAKGAMPPLHRYLGNPVLSWLGRRLFGLRNVGDFHCGIRGFNRDRIRELQLCMPGMEFASELVVRAALNKYDIVEVPTTLQKDGRSRPPHLRTWRDGWRHLRFLLVFAPRKTLIWPGLVLFVLGLLGTATLSFGPLQVAGVGFDISTMVYTCLAVLSGAQLLLFGVFALLYGHTEGITNQDQVAWWGRWVRFETCTAAGLFLILLGLAGSILAVTAWGASGFGEQNLAETLRVVLPSSTVIGLGVTVLFSGLFASLLNLRRVSPSVNAAVTPVDDARTDSDLASARG encoded by the coding sequence GTGGCACTTTCTGTTGCCGGAGACGAGATCGAGGTTACCGTCCTGCTGCCCTGCCTGAACGAGGCAGAGACGTTGGAGATCTGCGTCACCAAAGCTGTCCGGGCTCTGGCCGAACTCGGCGTGGTGGGCGAGGTGCTGGTCAGCGACAACGGGTCCACCGACGGTTCGCAGGAGATCGCCACCCGGGCGGGGGCCCGGGTGTCACACGCCCCCATCCGTGGTTACGGCGGCGCCCTGCTCAACGGCATCGAGCAGGCCCGCGGCAAGTACATCATCATGGGCGACGCGGACGACTCGTATGATCTGTCCGGTCTTGAGCCGTTCATCCGTGAACTGCGCGCCGGGCACGACCTGGTCATGGGCAACCGGTTCCGCGGCGGCATCGCCAAGGGTGCGATGCCGCCGCTGCACCGCTACCTGGGCAACCCGGTGCTGTCCTGGCTGGGGCGCCGGCTGTTCGGGCTGCGCAACGTCGGCGACTTCCACTGCGGCATCCGGGGCTTCAACCGGGACCGCATCCGCGAACTGCAGCTCTGCATGCCGGGCATGGAGTTCGCCTCCGAGCTGGTGGTCCGGGCCGCGCTCAACAAGTACGACATCGTCGAGGTGCCGACCACGCTCCAGAAGGACGGCCGCAGCCGGCCGCCGCACCTGCGTACCTGGCGGGACGGCTGGCGTCACCTGCGCTTCCTGCTGGTCTTCGCCCCCCGCAAGACGCTGATCTGGCCGGGGCTGGTGCTGTTCGTGCTCGGCCTGCTCGGCACCGCGACGCTCTCCTTCGGGCCGCTGCAGGTGGCCGGGGTCGGCTTCGACATCAGCACCATGGTCTACACCTGTTTGGCCGTACTGAGCGGTGCCCAACTACTGCTCTTCGGGGTCTTCGCGCTGCTCTACGGGCACACCGAGGGGATCACCAACCAGGACCAGGTGGCCTGGTGGGGCAGATGGGTGCGGTTCGAGACCTGCACCGCCGCCGGGCTGTTCCTGATCCTGCTCGGGCTGGCCGGGTCGATTCTCGCCGTCACCGCCTGGGGAGCCAGCGGCTTCGGTGAGCAGAACCTCGCCGAGACCCTGCGGGTGGTGCTTCCCTCGTCCACGGTGATCGGCCTGGGCGTGACGGTCCTCTTCTCCGGCCTCTTCGCCAGCCTGCTCAACCTGCGCCGGGTCAGCCCGAGCGTGAACGCCGCCGTCACCCCGGTCGACGACGCGCGCACCGACAGCGACCTCGCCTCGGCCCGCGGCTGA
- a CDS encoding DUF4230 domain-containing protein: MSRSGDVNEPTREYPEYAQGKAPAAQGKAAPTAPAPDRRWAADAEDADHPVDHDHGTDPTQPEPVIVTAPERGRGLFWLAGALVVVLVLFLGVRATGLWPSWRNPFAQETTDRSQPPLLKSIQDLSRYVAAEGNLQVVIDLQQDRKYVPDFLLNERTLFVGAGSVESYVDFAKISEGGVIESADRKSVEIRLPAPQLGETNLDLEKSYVFAEDRGLLNRLGEVFGGDPNRQREVYQKAEESIAAAARDSGLGDRAQENTRKMLEGLLRSLGYEKVTVTYTAP, from the coding sequence ATGTCCCGTAGCGGAGATGTCAACGAGCCCACCCGGGAGTACCCGGAGTACGCGCAGGGCAAGGCACCGGCGGCGCAGGGCAAGGCGGCACCGACCGCCCCGGCCCCGGATCGGCGCTGGGCCGCCGACGCCGAGGACGCCGACCACCCGGTGGATCACGACCACGGGACGGATCCCACCCAGCCGGAGCCGGTGATCGTCACCGCGCCGGAGCGTGGGCGTGGGCTGTTCTGGCTGGCCGGTGCGCTCGTCGTGGTGCTGGTGCTGTTCCTCGGCGTACGGGCGACCGGGTTGTGGCCGAGCTGGCGGAACCCGTTCGCGCAGGAGACGACCGACCGCAGCCAGCCGCCGTTGCTGAAGTCGATCCAGGACCTGAGTCGGTACGTGGCCGCCGAGGGCAACCTCCAGGTGGTGATCGACCTCCAGCAGGACCGCAAGTACGTCCCCGACTTCCTGCTCAACGAACGTACCCTTTTTGTCGGAGCGGGATCTGTTGAGTCATATGTCGACTTTGCGAAGATTTCCGAGGGTGGAGTGATCGAATCCGCCGATCGGAAGTCGGTGGAGATCCGGTTGCCCGCACCGCAACTCGGCGAGACCAATCTCGATCTGGAGAAGAGCTACGTATTCGCCGAGGATCGGGGGCTGCTCAACCGGCTCGGCGAGGTCTTCGGTGGCGATCCGAACCGGCAGCGCGAGGTTTACCAGAAGGCGGAGGAGAGCATCGCCGCCGCGGCTCGGGACAGCGGACTCGGTGACCGGGCCCAGGAGAACACCCGGAAAATGCTCGAGGGACTGCTGCGCTCACTCGGCTACGAGAAGGTGACCGTCACCTATACCGCTCCCTGA
- a CDS encoding acyl-CoA dehydrogenase family protein, with product MNAPAPPLDLLDLDALLSEEERQIRSVVRRLVDDRVRPHVAGWYESGEAPIRELAVEFGKLGLLGMHLTGYGCAGASAVAYGLACLELEAGDSGLRSLVSVQGSLAMYAIWRYGSEEQKQSWLPTMATGETIGCFGLTEPDHGSDPASMATTARRDGTDWVLTGTKMWITNAPLADLAVVWARTDDGVRGFVVPLDSAGVTAREIRHKMSLRASSTGELVLDGVRLPAAARLPGATGLKAPLSCLTEARFGIVWGALGAARDCLEVALDYAVNRTQFGRPIAGFQLTQAKLADMAVELQKGYLLALHLGRLADNGVLRPDQVSVGKLNNVREALAIARQCRTILGANGISGEYPVLRHASNLETVLTYEGTSEIHQLVIGQRLTGIAAFN from the coding sequence GTGAACGCGCCCGCCCCGCCCCTGGACCTGCTCGACCTGGACGCGCTGCTGTCCGAGGAGGAGCGGCAGATCCGTTCGGTCGTACGCCGGCTGGTCGACGACCGGGTCCGCCCGCACGTCGCCGGGTGGTACGAGTCCGGCGAGGCGCCGATCCGCGAGCTGGCGGTCGAGTTCGGCAAACTGGGCCTGCTCGGCATGCACCTGACCGGGTACGGCTGCGCCGGCGCCTCGGCGGTCGCGTACGGGCTGGCCTGCCTGGAATTGGAGGCGGGCGACTCCGGGCTGCGGTCCCTGGTGTCGGTGCAGGGCTCGCTCGCCATGTACGCGATCTGGCGGTACGGCAGCGAGGAGCAGAAGCAGTCCTGGCTGCCGACGATGGCGACGGGCGAGACGATCGGCTGCTTCGGCCTGACCGAACCCGACCACGGCTCGGATCCGGCCTCGATGGCGACCACGGCCCGCCGCGACGGCACCGACTGGGTGCTCACCGGCACCAAGATGTGGATCACCAACGCCCCGCTGGCCGACCTGGCGGTGGTCTGGGCCCGGACCGACGACGGGGTGCGCGGTTTTGTCGTACCGCTGGACAGTGCCGGGGTGACCGCGCGGGAGATCCGGCACAAGATGTCGCTGCGCGCATCCTCCACGGGTGAACTGGTCCTGGACGGGGTAAGGCTGCCGGCAGCGGCCCGGTTGCCCGGGGCGACCGGGTTGAAGGCGCCGCTGTCCTGCCTGACCGAGGCGCGGTTCGGGATCGTCTGGGGTGCGCTCGGCGCTGCCCGGGACTGCCTGGAGGTCGCCTTGGACTACGCGGTCAACCGGACCCAGTTCGGCCGACCGATCGCCGGTTTCCAGCTCACCCAGGCCAAGCTCGCCGACATGGCGGTCGAGTTGCAGAAGGGCTACCTGCTCGCGCTGCACCTGGGTCGGCTTGCCGACAACGGTGTGCTGCGCCCGGACCAGGTCAGCGTCGGCAAGCTGAACAACGTACGGGAGGCGCTGGCCATCGCCCGGCAGTGCCGGACGATCCTCGGCGCGAACGGGATCAGTGGCGAGTACCCGGTGCTGCGCCACGCCAGCAACCTGGAGACCGTGTTGACCTACGAGGGGACCTCGGAGATCCACCAGTTGGTGATCGGTCAGCGGTTGACCGGGATCGCCGCGTTCAACTGA
- a CDS encoding type II toxin-antitoxin system VapB family antitoxin, with product MIFKAVRDGRPYPDHEFTLKQWAEIPPRPIRLDQLITTKRELALDKLLAEDSTFYGDLFPHVVQWNNGLYLEDGLHRALRAALQQRNQIHARVLVLGATQ from the coding sequence GTGATCTTCAAAGCGGTTCGGGACGGACGTCCCTACCCGGACCACGAGTTCACTCTGAAGCAGTGGGCGGAGATCCCGCCGCGTCCGATCCGGCTCGACCAGCTCATCACCACCAAGCGGGAGCTGGCTCTGGACAAGCTGCTGGCCGAGGACTCCACCTTCTACGGCGACCTGTTCCCGCACGTCGTGCAGTGGAACAACGGCCTCTACCTGGAGGACGGCCTGCACCGGGCGCTCCGTGCGGCGTTGCAGCAGCGCAACCAGATCCACGCCCGGGTGCTCGTGCTCGGGGCGACCCAGTGA
- a CDS encoding nitroreductase family protein: protein MEFAEVVRRRRMVRNYDPDRPVPPEVVDRLLDHAVRAPSAGFSQGWGFLVLSDAPDRDRFWAAATPARAGRGRWLDGMRRAPLIVVPHANRSAYLDRYAEPDKGWADRDENRWPVPYWYVDTGFAALLMLLTAVDEGLGACFFGIPPERLSSYREAFGVPEEFVPIGAITIGYRAPDHRSPSLDRGRRPVEQVVHRGQWS, encoded by the coding sequence ATGGAATTCGCGGAGGTCGTACGGCGACGGCGGATGGTGCGCAACTACGACCCGGACCGACCGGTCCCGCCGGAGGTGGTCGACCGACTGCTGGACCACGCGGTACGGGCACCGTCGGCCGGGTTCTCCCAGGGCTGGGGCTTCCTGGTGTTGTCCGACGCCCCGGACCGGGACCGGTTCTGGGCCGCGGCGACTCCGGCGCGGGCGGGGCGGGGGCGGTGGCTCGACGGGATGCGGCGGGCGCCGCTGATCGTGGTCCCGCACGCCAACCGCTCGGCCTACCTGGACCGGTACGCCGAACCGGACAAGGGCTGGGCCGATCGGGACGAGAACCGGTGGCCGGTGCCGTACTGGTATGTCGACACCGGTTTCGCCGCTCTTTTGATGCTGCTCACCGCGGTTGACGAAGGGCTCGGTGCGTGTTTCTTCGGCATCCCGCCGGAGCGGCTTTCGTCGTACCGGGAGGCGTTCGGCGTACCGGAGGAATTTGTTCCCATCGGGGCGATCACCATCGGTTATCGCGCTCCGGACCATCGGTCGCCGTCGTTGGATCGAGGTCGTCGCCCGGTTGAACAGGTCGTGCATCGCGGTCAATGGAGTTGA
- a CDS encoding aldose 1-epimerase family protein yields the protein MDNVETGPRPLSGTQWTITGGDQQAVVVEVGGGLRAYRVGGVDYLDGYADDEVSPGSAGHVLAPWPNRIRDGRYSFGGRAYQLSLTEPDKHTAIHGLVNWLPWHLVEQAPDAITVACELPAQIGYPWPLRLSTRWSIGPDGLRAEHEVTNLGAQECPFGLSVHPYFRLPGVPVEEVRLRVPGRSRLLVDGRMLPIGAVKVTGSEYDFTEPQRIGEAVLDVTFGDIDQGPDGSSVTLAGPAGEPAVSIWADPAFGWWQVFTGDTLIGDRYRRSVAVEPMTCPPDAFRSGRDVIVLAPGATWRASWGIRPAAE from the coding sequence ATGGACAACGTCGAGACCGGGCCCCGCCCGCTGTCCGGAACACAGTGGACGATCACGGGTGGCGACCAGCAGGCCGTCGTGGTGGAGGTGGGCGGTGGACTGCGCGCCTACCGGGTCGGCGGGGTGGACTACCTCGACGGGTACGCCGACGACGAGGTCTCGCCGGGCAGTGCCGGGCATGTGCTCGCCCCGTGGCCGAACCGGATCCGGGACGGCCGGTACAGCTTCGGCGGGCGGGCGTACCAGCTCTCGCTGACCGAGCCGGACAAGCACACCGCCATCCACGGGCTGGTCAACTGGCTGCCCTGGCACCTGGTCGAGCAGGCCCCGGACGCGATCACGGTCGCCTGCGAGCTGCCGGCCCAGATCGGCTACCCGTGGCCGCTGCGGCTGAGCACCCGGTGGTCGATCGGCCCGGACGGGCTGCGCGCCGAGCACGAGGTGACCAACCTGGGCGCGCAGGAGTGCCCGTTCGGGCTCTCCGTACATCCGTACTTCCGGCTGCCGGGGGTGCCGGTCGAGGAGGTGCGGCTGCGGGTGCCGGGGCGCAGCCGGCTGCTCGTCGACGGTCGGATGCTGCCGATCGGGGCGGTGAAGGTGACCGGCAGTGAGTACGACTTCACCGAGCCCCAGCGGATCGGCGAGGCGGTGCTCGACGTCACCTTCGGCGACATCGACCAGGGGCCGGACGGCTCCAGCGTGACGCTCGCGGGCCCGGCCGGTGAGCCGGCGGTCAGCATCTGGGCGGACCCGGCGTTCGGCTGGTGGCAGGTGTTCACCGGCGACACCCTGATCGGGGACCGGTACCGCCGTTCGGTCGCGGTGGAGCCGATGACCTGCCCGCCGGACGCGTTCCGGTCCGGCCGGGACGTGATCGTGCTGGCACCCGGCGCGACCTGGCGGGCGAGCTGGGGCATCCGCCCTGCCGCCGAATAG
- a CDS encoding MFS transporter — translation MSSEPGSAQDSGQLVEDPQSGQQSLEDRKLAADKQTLAADKSEKTPSRWAIDVRPLRVPAYRRLWIGNGVSMYGMQFTAVAVPVEMYSLTRDSLWVGLLGVATLVPLVIFGIWGGAVADLVDRRKLLLVSTTLLWATTLGLLLQAVFRVGSPVLLLALVAVQSAAFGISSPARQAIITRLVPTRLVPAALTLGFTTSQAAGVAGPLTAGLIFSAWAPATGLPLAYGVDAVLFTVSLWATYRLPSLAPLVEDATEGDAAAPPARRSGLRTIADGFHYLATTPLLLLSFAIDLIAMVLAMPRSLFPEVAEERFGGGAAIGLLYSAIAIGSVLGGLTSGWIGRIQRQGLALVVAVVGWGISIALAGLAHQLWLVVGLLALAGAADLVSSVFRQSMLQVYVPDRMRGRLQGVNITVVAGGPRLGDLRAGLMASSLGVGFAWVGGGLAVVVLAPLLALAFPALLRYRAPATPAD, via the coding sequence ATGAGTTCCGAACCGGGCTCCGCGCAGGACTCCGGGCAGCTCGTCGAAGACCCGCAAAGCGGTCAGCAGAGCCTCGAAGACCGGAAACTCGCAGCAGACAAGCAAACGCTCGCGGCGGACAAGAGCGAGAAGACACCGTCGCGGTGGGCGATCGACGTACGCCCGCTCCGGGTGCCCGCGTACCGCCGGTTGTGGATCGGCAACGGCGTGTCGATGTACGGCATGCAGTTCACCGCGGTCGCCGTACCGGTGGAGATGTACAGCCTGACCCGCGACTCGCTCTGGGTCGGCCTGCTCGGGGTCGCCACCCTGGTGCCGTTGGTGATCTTCGGCATCTGGGGCGGAGCCGTCGCCGACCTGGTCGACCGGCGCAAGCTGCTGCTGGTCAGCACCACCCTGCTCTGGGCCACCACCCTCGGCCTGCTGCTCCAGGCGGTGTTCCGGGTGGGCAGTCCGGTGCTGCTGCTCGCCCTGGTCGCGGTCCAGTCGGCCGCGTTCGGGATCAGCTCACCGGCCCGCCAGGCGATCATCACCCGGCTGGTGCCGACCCGGCTGGTGCCGGCCGCGTTGACCCTCGGCTTCACCACCTCGCAGGCCGCCGGGGTCGCCGGTCCGCTCACCGCCGGCCTGATCTTCTCCGCCTGGGCCCCGGCGACCGGCCTGCCGCTGGCGTACGGGGTGGACGCGGTGCTGTTCACCGTCTCGCTCTGGGCCACCTACCGGCTGCCGTCGCTGGCGCCCCTGGTCGAGGACGCGACCGAGGGTGACGCCGCCGCGCCGCCCGCCCGCCGGTCCGGCCTGCGCACCATCGCGGACGGCTTCCACTACCTGGCCACCACGCCCCTGCTCCTGCTCTCCTTCGCCATCGACCTGATCGCGATGGTCCTGGCCATGCCCCGCAGCCTCTTCCCCGAGGTGGCGGAGGAACGGTTCGGCGGCGGTGCGGCGATCGGCCTGCTCTACAGCGCGATCGCGATCGGATCGGTGCTCGGCGGGCTCACCTCGGGCTGGATCGGGCGGATCCAGCGCCAGGGCCTGGCCCTGGTTGTCGCGGTGGTCGGCTGGGGGATCAGCATCGCGCTGGCCGGTCTGGCGCACCAGCTCTGGCTGGTGGTCGGGCTGCTCGCCCTGGCCGGCGCCGCCGACCTGGTCAGCTCGGTGTTCCGGCAGTCGATGCTGCAGGTCTACGTACCGGACCGGATGCGCGGCCGGTTGCAGGGTGTCAACATCACCGTGGTGGCCGGTGGGCCCCGGCTCGGTGACCTGCGGGCCGGGCTGATGGCCTCCTCGCTCGGGGTCGGGTTCGCCTGGGTCGGCGGTGGGCTGGCGGTTGTCGTGCTGGCCCCGCTGCTCGCGCTCGCCTTCCCTGCACTGCTGCGCTACCGGGCCCCGGCCACCCCGGCGGACTGA